One window of Spodoptera frugiperda isolate SF20-4 unplaced genomic scaffold, AGI-APGP_CSIRO_Sfru_2.0 tig00001864_1, whole genome shotgun sequence genomic DNA carries:
- the LOC118280373 gene encoding uncharacterized protein LOC118280373: protein MWTAEKFAVDFQGCVKMDVQKIITLTVLVYLLRKRKRKISRKRQFWVHPLLCERKTKGLYYTYFLDLKMYEKRFFNYMRMSTNTFNLLLNTIKPKITGTGNNYRKCIPAEEKLVITIRYLATGCSLSHISHEYRIGLPTVSEIVFDVCEAIWEILKPIVMPQLTRDKWIQTAEGFQKYAQFPNCIGAIDGKHIRVIKPQHSGSLYYNYKNYFSIVLLAICDVNYKFLYVDIGAYGKCSDSSIYKDSVFYHRLLNNDLDIPSNNPIKENGQSMPFVLVGDEAFSLSEHMMRPYAGRNLNNVKTNFNYRLSRARRYIECTFGILANKWQILHRPLNVKKEFAVVIIKALCVLHNFVRERDGYDFKDTLTVPETLFEIPACLPNRANRTSTEYRDIFANYFSTDGRLPWHNL, encoded by the exons ATGTGGACGGCCGAAAAATTTGCAGTCGACTTCCAAGGGTGTGTCAAGATGGACGTGCAGAAGATAATCACGCTAACTGTGCTTGTGTATTTACTACGAAAACGAAAACGGAAGATTTCACGTAAAAGACAGTTTTGGGTGCATCCATTACTTTGCGAGAGAAAGACTAAAggattatattatacttattttttggatttaaaaatgtatgagaaGAGATTCTTTAATTACATGAGAATGTCAACGAATACTTTTAACCTGTTACTGAAtacaataaaaccaaaaattactGGAACTGGTAACAACTATCGGAAATGCATTCCAGCAGAAGAAAAATTAGTAATAACAATAAG gtatTTGGCTACTGGGTGTTCTTTATCTCATATAAGTCATGAATACCGTATAGGGCTTCCTACAGTATCGGAAATAGTATTTGATGTTTGTGAAGCAATATGGGAGATATTAAAACCAATTGTGATGCCACAATTGACCAGAGATAAGTGGATTCAAACGGCTGAAGGTTTTCAAAAATACGCCCAATTTCCTAATTGCATTGGAGCCATCGACGGCAAGCACATTAGAGTTATCAAACCACAACATTCGGGATCtctttattacaattacaagAATTATTTTTCAATCGTGTTACTTGCAATATGTgatgtaaattataaatttctTTACGTAGATATTGGAGCATACGGCAAATGCAGTGATTCGTCAATTTACAAAGACTCTGTATTTTATCATAGGCTTTTAAATAATGATCTCGATATTCCGAGCAATAACCCCATCAAAGAAAATGGCCAATCAATGCCGTTCGTTTTAGTGGGTGATGAGGCGTTTTCACTATCGGAACATATGATGCGACCGTATGCTGGGAGAAACTTGAATAATGTaaagactaattttaattatcgaCTATCCCGTGCCCGCCGCTATATTGAATGTACATTTGGAATATTAGCCAATAAATGGCAGATTCTTCACCGACCCCTAAACGTCAAGAAAGAATTTGCAGTTGTGATTATAAAAGCTCTATGTGTGCTTCATAATTTTGTGCGAGAAAGAGACGGATATGATTTCAAGGACACGTTAACTGTACCAGAGACTTTATTTGAAATACCTGCATGTTTACCTAATAGAGCAAATAGAACATCAACCGAATATCGAGATATATTCGCAAACTACTTCAGTACCGACGGTCGCTTGCCCTGGCacaatttgtaa
- the LOC126913016 gene encoding uncharacterized protein LOC126913016 has translation MWKKRKRSGAMKRKIEREYLNICNFQPSNSDSGESLLIDEGKDVFTSQTTFSQVSVPSTSNEGSVTKTINIFTDNHESCVESVNSVQVSEISNDVSSCSISSTSNSNDEDDEFSKNLLFRQQIKEWAIEKNISQAALNELSKIVNNRFPGLLPNDARTILGTVRQINIKTVGTGEYWHNGLTVPLKNLLEHWTNFPTEVTLNFNFDGLPIFKSSNKEFWPILCSVFERPDVEPIVIGIYFGIGKPNPIEQYLEDFVNEMEYLIKNGLYIGQAKNKVSIRLRCFICDSPARAYIKGVCNFNAKHGCLKCVTVGEYSHTSHTVTFPDSNCRPRTDQEFRAKKYGPHHKKDSPLLRLSVDMIEDFPVADSLHLVDLGITKRLLVGWRNGNFGKYVTKWSAKDAETVSNFLTKRKLPSEIHRSVRGLDCISHWKASEYRSFLLYLSIIILPDVLPNDALTHFLAFFCGITICSSENYSNFLPLAKELLQCVFVDHFKDFYGEDYMTSNVHNVVHITDEVQRFGPLPTFSAYPFENKLFSIKRMLRQGNNPLAQVAKRCSEVSKITKNRENQQLENREPFVTTNSRNLTVLHLKEYIISTKSKDKYFLCNSNDVLEVKKISVVSSEIKIYCYKIWDLVEVFEKPVKSSYLNIFKAKLPARRTDTIVGPQDIKMKLVCTEHNNHLYFVPLLHTV, from the exons aTGTGGAAAAAAAGGAAAAGATCTGGTGCAATGAAAAGGAAAATTGAAAgggaatatttaaatatttgtaatttccAACCAAGCAACAGCGACAGCGGTGAATCATTACTTATTGACGAAGGAAAAGATGTATTCACGAGTCAGACAACCTTCAGTCAAGTGTCAGTTCCATCAACGTCCAACGAGGGTTCcgtaacaaaaactataaatatttttacagataATCACGAAAGTTGTGTGGAAAGCGTGAATTCAGTTCAAGTTTCGGAAATTTCAAATGATGTTTCTTCATGCAGCATCAGCAGCACAAGTAATTCGAATGATGAGGACGACGAATTTagtaaaaatcttttatttcgtCAGCAAATAAAAGAATGggctatagaaaaaaatatatctcaagCAGCTCTGAATGAACTcagtaaaattgtaaataacagATTTCCGGGATTATTACCAAACGACGCTAGAACAATTTTAGGCACCGtcagacaaataaatatcaaaacagTGGGAACAGGCGAATACTGGCATAACGGTCTTACTGTGCCTCTGAAAAATTTGCTGGAACATTGGACAAATTTCCCAACTGAAGTTACTTTAAATTTCAATTTCGATGGCCTTCCCATATTCAAAAGCTCCAATAAAGAGTTTTGGCCGATTTTGTGCAGTGTATTTGAAAGACCTGATGTTGAGCCTATTGTGATTGGTATCTATTTCGGTATTGGAAAACCAAATCCAATTGAACAATATTTAGAGGATTTCGTAAACGAGATGgaatatctaataaaaaatggaCTATATATTGGACAAGCAAAAAATAAAGTGTCTATTAGATTAAGATGTTTTATATGTGACTCTCCAGCGCGAGCGTACATTAAAG gtGTATGCAACTTTAACGCCAAGCACGGCTGTTTAAAATGCGTTACTGTTGGAGAATATTCGCATACATCTCACACAGTGACCTTTCCTGATTCTAATTGCCGCCCTAGAACTGATCAAGAGTTTCGTGCAAAAAAGTATGGACCTCACCACAAAAAAGACTCTCCTCTGCTGCGACTATCTGTAGATATGATAGAAGACTTTCCAGTGGCAGATTCTCTACACCTTGTGGACTTAGGAATAACAAAGCGACTATTAGTGGGTTGGCGCAACGGTAACTTTGGGAAGTACGTAACCAAATGGAGTGCCAAAGATGCCGAAACTGTTTCCAATTTTCTAACGAAACGCAAATTGCCATCTGAAATTCATAGGTCGGTGAGAGGACTAGACTGCATTTCTCATTGGAAAGCATCGGAATATAGATCTTTCTTGCTTTATTTGAGTATCATAATACTTCCAGATGTATTACCAAATGACGCACTAACTCATTTTCTGGCATTTTTTTGCGGAATTACAATATGTTCGAGTGAGAACTACAGTAATTTTCTTCCGTTGGCAAAAGAGCTTCTTCAGTGTGTTTTTGTGGACCATTTTAAAGACTTTTACGGCGAGGATTATATGACTAGCAACGTTCACAACGTAGTACACATCACGGATGAGGTGCAACGATTTGGCCCACTTCCTACATTTAGCGCGTACCCTTTTGAGAACAagcttttttcaattaaaaggATGCTGAGACAGGGTAACAATCCTCTTGCTCAGGTGGCGAAAAGATGTAGTgaagtttcaaaaataacaaagaacaGAGAAAATCAACAACTTGAAAATCGTGAACCTTTTGTAACCACGAATAGCAGGAACCTAACTGTACTGCATCTCAAAGAATatataatttcaacaaaatctaaagataaatattttttatgtaatagtaaCGACGTTTTGgaggtaaaaaaaataagtgttgttagcagtgaaataaaaatatattgttataaaatttggGATTTGgtagaagttttcgaaaaaccagtGAAATCATCGTACTTGAATATATTCAAAGCTAAATTACCTGCTAGGCGGACAGACACTATTGTTGGTCCCCAagacataaaaatgaaattggtGTGTACTGAACACAATAATCACTTATACTTCGTACCTCTTTTGCatacagtataa
- the LOC118270949 gene encoding LOW QUALITY PROTEIN: uncharacterized protein LOC118270949 (The sequence of the model RefSeq protein was modified relative to this genomic sequence to represent the inferred CDS: deleted 2 bases in 1 codon) — protein sequence MPFKIIETLEKGQKKLCIIPSSWESKGVLRWPRKRLDVNKLVRNENSIPLNNWSASKCNVKRILSSYEEAARELDIMVQNSDTEIDNVTESNITTINNTNFNALAGQLLAFSQSEEPSTSSVVTMSTPLPPAEVTAATENVVYYVDESELASISVDNQTQKTTELNQIQKSLQLILNNQNNMSDTIKVLIDNQKNFFIKWQVFPFIEDGFSKTQNKMSTDVVPLAKADLFERETFEIKPIDSIRELEKMELLLSDKTQKNKLLKQFSFVCSSSEGNGATCGYKVLDMFFSRDFLCKCSWTGGSRNSEDVKIGLKGYKNILKFFYELIRLWDKTYTEENNENFFKIVLKNSLKRKLSKNERASTKRRRTKKVTQENKGLTKNKSDQGKKSLTKIKLMKMKKM from the exons ATGCCATTTAAAATCATAGAGACGTTAGAGAAAGGACAAAAAAAGCTTTGTATAATCCCAAGTTCATGGGAATCAAAAGGAGTCTTACGGTGGCCTAGAAAAAGATTGGATGTTAACAAATTAGTGAGAAACGAAAACTCCATACCCCTTAATAACTGGTCTGCgtcaaaatgtaatgtaaaaagGATATTATCATCATACGAAGAAGCAGCCAGAGAACTAGATATTATGGTTCAAAATAGCGACACAGAGATTGATAATGTGACAGAAAGTAACAtaacaacaattaataacaCCAATTTTAACGCCTTAGCAGGCCAGTTGTTG GCATTCTCACAATCAGAGGAACCTTCAACTTCATCTGTCGTAACAATGTCCACACCATTACCTCCGGCTGAAGTAACTGCTGCTACCGAGAATGTTGTTTATTATGTAGATGAGTCTGAGTTGGCATCAATATCAGTCGACAATCAAACTCAGAAAACTACCGAATTAAATCAGATTCAAAAAAGCctccaattaattttaaacaatcaaaataatatgtCTGACACTATAAAGGTACTGATAGACAACCAAAAAAACTTTTTCATAAAGTGGCAAGTCTTTCCATTCA TAGAAGATGGATTTTCCAAAACCCAAAATAAAATGAGTACAGATGTCGTTCCATTGGCCAAGGCAGATTTATTCGAGAGGGAAACATTCGAAATAAAACCAATCGACTCCATACGAGAACTAGAAAAAATGGAATTGTTACTCTCTGataaaactcaaaaaaataaattattaaagcaattttcttttgtttgctCAAGTTCTGAAGGAAATGGAGCAACATGCGGTTATAAAGTATTGGATATGTTTTTTTCCCGAGACTTTCTCTGTAAATGCTCATGGACAGGTGGCAGTAGGAATAGTGAAGATGTAAAAATTGGTTTGAAAGGATATAAAAACATCCTGAAATTTTTCTATGAGTTGATACGTTTGTGGGATAAAACATATACcgaagaaaataatgaaaacttttttaaaattgttttaaaaaattctTTAAAGAGGAAGCTCAGTAAAAATGAAAGAGCTTCAACAAAACGAAGACGAACAAAAAAAGTAACACAAGAAAATAAAGgtctaactaaaaataaatcagatcAAGGAAAAAAGTCATTGACCAAAATAAAActgatgaaaatgaaaaagatGTAA
- the LOC126913021 gene encoding uncharacterized protein LOC126913021: MERYPGFGNGTRLYNLDETSTTTVQRPQKVLAPKRSNVCKVTSGERGVLVTTCCIVSASGQALPPAMVFPRKNFKSHMLHDAPPGTLGLAASTGWMNAEIFVEVMQHFVKHTCASKQNPALLILDNHESHLSLEALDLAKSSGVTILTVPPHTTAKLQPLDVGLNGPFKTYYNAAVDSWLLQNPGQTLTIYHIAKCVGEAYLKAMTPINITNAFKKCGIFPYDNSVFTEEDFLPSSVTDRPEPDKENNSTTDIEDEINEPISPSILLSIPSQEIEEAIEVRASSVITIVNNNPQPEADANIKEVLSQQIPKEILGPQASTFKDVKCFITPKMLRDPLKAGPRQNKRRRPLGKSMIATDTPEKDRIAEKRNKQVKKVKKSDLFKEKKPNKIQKVRKPVKVEKITNYDTSSTEETFNMSGSSSGGTYFISDSEDDEMILDDEVISQPLLRNPNVGDFVIILIETEKKKKYYYVGKILEESNEPGYDYYVSYLKLKSKVYYKFAEPLEPDMARVTKNDIKFILPTPKIDGSSRRQTTYKFAVNLALLNFPY; the protein is encoded by the coding sequence ATGGAGCGATACCCAGGATTTGGGAACGGAACTCGTCTTTACAATCTCGACGAAACTTCAACTACAACGGTGCAACGCCCGCAGAAAGTCTTAGCACCAAAGAGAAGCAATGTTTGTAAAGTTACAAGTGGTGAAAGGGGCGTATTAGTAACCACGTGCTGTATAGTTTCCGCATCCGGCCAGGCTTTGCCTCCAGCCATGGTTTTTCCCAGGAAAAACTTTAAATCGCATATGCTTCATGATGCGCCTCCTGGCACACTTGGTCTAGCTGCGTCTACTGGCTGGATGAATGCAGAGATATTCGTAGAAGTTATGCAGCATTTTGTAAAACACACCTGTGCATCAAAACAAAATCCCGCCCTGTTAATACTTGATAATCACGAAAGCCACCTTTCACTGGAAGCTCTTGACCTTGCTAAATCTTCTGGAGTTACAATTCTTACTGTCCCACCGCACACTACTGCAAAACTTCAGCCCTTAGACGTTGGCCTAAATGGACCctttaaaacttattataacGCCGCGGTCGATTCGTGGCTGCTTCAAAATCCAGGCCAAACACTTACTATCTACCACATAGCTAAGTGTGTAGGAGAGGCATATCTGAAGGCAATGACGCCAATAAATATCACCAACGCCTTTAAGAAATGTGGGATCTTTCCATATGACAATTCCGTTTTTACAGAAGAGGATTTTTTGCCGAGCTCAGTCACTGACAGACCAGAACCAGACAAGGAAAACAATTCTACAACAGACATAGAAGACGAAATAAATGAGCCAATCTCAccttcaattttattatcaatacCATCACAAGAAATTGAAGAAGCCATTGAAGTTCGAGCTTCATCGGTGATAACCATTGTTAATAATAATCCACAACCGGAAGCGGATGCAAACATTAAAGAAGTGCTATCCCAACAAATTCCAAAAGAAATCTTGGGACCCCAAGCCTCAACTTTTAAagatgtaaaatgttttataacacCAAAAATGTTAAGAGATCCTCTGAAAGCAGGACCTCGACAGAACAAAAGACGCAGGCCTTTGGGGAAAAGCATGATAGCTACTGATACCCCTGAAAAGGATAGAATAGCAGAAAAGAGAAATAAACAAGTGAAGAAAGTAAAGAAAAGTGACctgttcaaagaaaaaaaaccgaataaaatacaaaaagtaagaaaaccagtaaaagtagaaaaaataacaaattatgatACCAGTAGTACTGAAGAAACTTTTAATATGAGCGGCTCTTCTTCTGGAGGGACCTACTTTATTAGTGACAGTGAAGACGATGAAATGATACTGGACGATGAAGTTATTTCGCAACCTCTACTAAGAAACCCGAATGTGGgtgattttgttattattttaatagaaacagaaaagaagaagaaatattattatgttggaAAAATTCTAGAAGAGTCTAATGAACCAGGCTATGACTATTATGTCTCCTATTTAAAATTGAAGAGCAAAGTTTACTACAAATTCGCTGAGCCTCTTGAACCAGATATGGCCAGGGTCACGAAGaatgatattaaatttatattgcCTACCCCCAAAATCGATGGTAGTAGCCGTCGCCAAACAACATATAAATTTGCAGTTAACCTAGCACTATTGAACTTTCCATATTGA
- the LOC118277261 gene encoding uncharacterized protein LOC118277261: MSGRRGRSKKMLDFVFSGCEHNESHTANRNDELFPRNTNNQRNIEETEVASSDDKLHASHSIQIRKNQFLRTSSKTTSYREIVSADENEEPFSPAVSEYTYIPTENSSRFSSPVRSFNTSASSALVRDVTTAITADCIIAQVKTETALYLRCTFMYLVL, from the exons ATGTCTGGACGTCGAGGTCGGTCAAAGAAAATGCTTgattttgtat TTTCAGGTTGTGAACATAATGAATCTCACACAGCAAATAGAAATGACGAACTTTTTCCTCGTAACACAAACAACCAACGGAATATCGAAGAGACCGAGGTAGCAAGTTCAG aTGACAAACTACATGCGTCGCATTCAATTCAAATAAGAAAGAACCAGTTTTTAAGAACTAGTAGTAAAACTACGAGCTACCGAGAAATTGTGTCAGCTGATGAAAATGAAGAACCTTTCTCTCCAGCAGTGTCTGagtatacctatatacctacagaaaattcaagtcggttttctagTCCAGTACGTAGCTTTAATACTTCAGCTTCGTCTGCGTTGGTGCGAGATGTAACAACAGCGATAACAGCTGATTGC ATAATTGCTCAGGTCAAAACAGAAACCGCTTTGTATTTGCGATGTACATTTATGTATCTCGTACTCTAA